AAAGAGATGTTACAAAACTATGTAACGAAGAATGAAATAATGGATGCCGATGAACTCTTCAATATTTTAATGAATGCGGAACTAGCTGAAGATGCAAGTTTACCGAAAACGGGTGTCGAACTAGAACTTGAACGGCAATTATCTCCGCTTTTCATCCAAACGCCTAATTATGGCACGCGTTGTTCAACGATATTGCTAGTAGACCATGATAATAATGTGACATTCATTGAACGAACGTATGAAAACGGGCAATTTAAACTTGAAAACAATTATTCTTTTCAAATTTCCTAGTATATTAATAGAAGAAAACTGACAATATCGATACTTCTTAATCTATTTATTGGTACAGTTTGTTCTGATTTGTTAGTATTATCATGTAAGCAACATTATAATCTAGGGAGTGAGAATGAATGAGTAAAAAAGAAAATCAGAAGAAATTCACTACAGCTGCCGGTGCTCCGGTGGTTGACAATCAAAACTCAATGACAGCGGGTCCAAGAGGGCCTATGCTACTCCAAGATGTATGGTTCTTAGAAAAGATGGCTCATTTTGATCGCGAGGTCATTCCCGAGCGACGTATGCACGCGAAAGGTTCCGGTGCGCATGGCACGTTCACTGTTACACATGACATCACAAAATACACAAGCGCGAAAGTCTTCTCAGAAGTGGGAAAGAAAACAGATGTCTTCGCTCGTTTCTCGACAGTTGCTGGAGAACGGGGCGCAGCGGACGCTGAGCGCGACATACGCGGATTTTCACTTAGATTTTATACAGAACAAGGAAACTGGGACGTAGTCGGAAATAATACACCGGTATTCTTTTTCCGAGATCCGCTTCAATTCCCTGACTTAAACCATGCTGTTAAGCGCGATCCGCGAACGAATATGCGTAGTGCAAATAATAACTGGGATTTCTGGACATCATTACCTGAAGCACTTCACCAAGTGACAATTGTCATGAGTGATCGCGGCATTCCAAAATCATACAGAAATATGCACGGATTCGGAAGTCATACATTCAGTATGATTAACGCTGAAAATGAACGGGTTTGGGTTAAATTCCACTTCCGTACGCAACAAGGAATTGAAAATATAACTGACAAAGATGCAGTAGAGCTTGTCGGTGTCGACCGTGAAAGTCATCAACGTGACCTTTATGAGTCTATCGAAAACGGCGAATTCCCGAAATGGAAAATGTATATCCAAGTGATGACGGAAGAAGAAGCAGCCAACATGCCTTATAATCCATTTGATTTAACTAAAGTCTGGTATAAAAAAGACTTCCCGCTTATTGAAGTAGGCGAATTTGAACTGAATCGAAACCCTGATAATTATTTTGCGGAGGTAGAACAACTTGCAGTTACACCTGCAAACGTTGTACCAGGAATCAGCTTCTCACCAGATAAAATGTTGCAAGGTCGCCTCTTCTCTTATGGCGATGCACAGCGTTATCGTTTAGGCGTTAATCATCATCAAATTCCGATTAACCAACCTAAATGCCCTATGCATAGCTTCCACCGCGATGGTGCAATGAGAGTTGACGGAAACTTAGGAAGTACGATTCATTACGAACCGAACAGCTACGGCGAATGGCAAGAGCAACCACAATATAAAGAACCTGCCCTTGATATTCATGGTGCCGCAGACCGTTGGGATTTCAGAGAAGATGACGATAACTACTTTGAACAACCTGGTAAATTATTCAACTTGATGAACGATGAGCAAAAACAAGAACTATTTTTAAATACTGCAGCTAATATGAGCGGCGTCGATAAACATATCCAACTCCGCCATATCACACACTGCTATAAAGCGGATCCTGCATATGGTGAAGGCGTTGCAGAAGCACTTGGCATTCCATGGAATGAAGTCGAGGCTGCCGCAGCTGCATCATTCGAACCAAAATAAAAACAAAAGCGCAAGGCGCCCGTTTAGCCCCGACAGGCATAAGCAATCTAACGGCGTGGCGTCCTTTGCTGGGGAAGAATGCAGTTCAATTCTTCTTTATAGTTAGATTGCTTATGACCCGAGGGGCTGGTGCCTGAAGCTAGACGTGAAATCTCATGTTAGAAGATATCCACAGTACAAAAATTTATAGTTTCCATCATTAAAAAGAGTAGCGTTATCGCTACTCTTTTTCATCTATTATCAAATTAATTTAGTTGTCATAATTGCCTTACCGTCAGCAACAGTCAGCTCTGCAAAAGCACCGTTCACAAATGTCATTTGCGGTGGAACATGTCCGATATCCGCATCATAAACGACAGGTACATCTAGTATTTTTGCGATTCTTTCTAATGCTTCGATATAAGTAAAGTCCTCTTCTGCTTCGCCCGCATCTGTTCGCCCAAAAACAATTCCTGAAGTGTTATCAAACCATCCAGCGTAATAAAACTGTAAAAGTGAACGATAAAAATCAGGGGCATCCATATCACAATTCTCAAGTACCCATATGATTTTCTCATTCGGTATGAATTTTGTCTGAAATGAATGAATATCTCCGAAAGGCGTTCCTATAAGATGTCGAATCGTATCGATGCAACCAGACAAAATTCTTCCCTCAACTTGAATGGGATTATCCCCGATTGTCTTCCATTCAGTAGGCGCATCCAATTTAAAAACATACGGCTCAGGCGGCGCAAAATGCTGCCACTCAGTTTGATACTTTTCAGACGAATATTGCGTAATACTATCCCCTTTCGCGGCAGATAAGACATCCATGAATTTGGCAGTGACCGGATCCCATTCATCGCTTCTCAAGTCGACGAAATTCGTCCCGTGAACAGTAGCGATTCCTGTTAATAATGTGATAGGCAAAAGAAGCGTGCTAGTATCCGAGTAACCAACGATCCACTTTGGTTCCAGTTTTTCAAATTCGAGAAGCGGAAGCGTTTCGGAAATAAATTCACCGCCCCAGGGTGGAATTATCGCACCTACTTCATCATCCATCATCATTTCCATAAATTCTAAAACTCGAATTTCCGGTGAAGCAGATGTAAGTTTTTCATTCGACCATGCGGTGTCCCCAAGTTCCACAGAATATCCTCTTTGTTCAAATTGATGAGCCGCTTTCCTTAGAATATGATGGAGTTCACTATCAACACCAGATGACATTGCGCTAACGCCGATTGTCTGCCCTTTTACTAGAGGACTTGGATAATGAATCATATACACACACTTCCCTTTTACTATCAATTTTTCCATTCATCTAAATCTTACCACACTAGGAAACTAATTCCCTAAAAAGAAAATGGAAAACAGTTTAAGCAATTCTGCATTGCTCATCAGTTTCCCATCTTTGAATTAAGGTAAAAATAATAGTGTAAAGGAAATGGTATCAATATGGTTTTTGTCTGCCCACAAAACGAAATAATTATACGTATTTCCATCGAGTTGTATTGGTTCAGGATACTTTACAATATAAGCCGCCTGCTTATTCATTTCTGCTGGTTGATCGGAGGAAGGTAAAATCGTGCAAGCTTCGATATATGGATTTTCGGACGTTATGATTTTAGGAGTTGTTCCGTATGGGTTTAACTCATGGAAAGCTTCATCATGGCATATGTCGTCAATGTTCTCTGAGCCAAAAATGGCCGATACTTGAAAAAATCCATCGTCTCCGACGTATCTTTCATCATTGATTTTTTTCCAACTTGCAGGATATTGAAAATTAACACCAAAAGACTCGTTTGTATAATCCTTTTTAGCTAAATCCAATACAGGTTCCGGCGACCAATTCAATGACATAATAGTGAACCCTTTAAGGAGTTGAATTGGCACAAGGCGTTTAAGATCAATCACCCACATCTCTTTTGAAAATTCAGCAGCAGAACAACCTGATAAATATGCTAAATCGGATCCGTCCGGTGACCAAGTAACCGGAGTTGAGAAGCAATTTGATATGGCCCAAATACGATCATCGGCTCCTTTCCGTTTTACTGATCTTATTTGAGAGAAATATGAATTGTTCGCGAGGTCAGTTGCGCTATAAGCAATCTTTAATGAATCCGGTGACCATTTAGGATAATAGTTTTTTGCCTGTGGTCCTCCTTTTACTTCATATACTTTCCCCGTTGCTAGTTCTATCGTATTGATTATTGAAATACTCGCTCCAGGCGTTGTGTACAACACAAAAGTTCCATCTGGTGATAATTGAACATTTTGTAATAGTCCATTTTCGTTATTTGTAATTTGTTCCTTTTCATTTCCAATTATTCGACATCGGTAAAGTTGACTTACCCCGGAAGTATCTAATGCTTGAAACAATAGTTCCTCTCCATTCGGAAACCAGTTAACATCTGATGCGCCTGGTTGTTCAACTATCGTCCCCGCGTGCAATGTCGTATTATACACCTGAATGATGCCACGGGCTGCATAAGCCAAATGCACACTATCTGGTGACCAATCCAAACTAAAATCTCCGCCTTCAGCTAACTGATCAATTGCGCCAATTGATCCTGAAGTTAAATAAATAACATAAACCACTCGGTCTTTTCCTACAAATGCGATTCTGCTGCTATCAGGTGACCACATCGGGATTGAAAAGGTATCGCCCAACCCACTAGTCAATTGCTTAGTTTCACCGTTTCGTAGATTGTATGTCCAAATATCAAATTGTCCCCCTTGATTGGAGGTATACGCAATAAAACCGGATCCTCCCGGAGGAACATAAGGGATTTTTAGCTTCATACCAGGAGAAATAGTTGCGTCCGGCAACTTATTTAGTTTTTGTATGGCATCAGTATTAATTCGATTTTCTGTTAAAACATTGTAACGCTGGGCAATTTTATATAATGTATCTCCCCGTTGCACGACATAAAAAGGAACACCGGGCGGGATTTTTAGCACTTGGTTTACATGTAGAAGATAAGGTGGTGTCAACTTGTTGGCTTCAACTATAACAGATATCGGCAACCCAAATAATTGGGCGATCCAATATACAGAATCACCGGATTGAACATGATACTCGTTTACACCAGGAGGAATAGATAATTGTTCGCCTACTGAAATCGTATAGGGGGCTTGCAAATTATTTGAAGCGATTATAGAAGCGACGGGCACTCGCCATCGTTTTGCAATGTCTTTCAAAGTTTCATTGTGACGTACGGTATAAAAATACTGCAAAAAAACACTTCCCTTCTATTGTAAGAACAGTATTCTACCCATAGCTATGTTATTCGTCCTTGGGCAAAAATGTTCGCTAATAAAAGGAAGTGTGAGTTATGAGTAAACTGCTCAATCAGTCTACGAGATGTAATTTTGTGCATCTATATAAAGACTTGCCATGCCACCGTATAAACAGTGGAAAAATGAATCAGGCGCATTTAAGGAAAAAGAATTATAGTTTTTCGGGTCGATGTCTAGCACCGTTTCAAATAACTTGGCACTGTTGTCAAAGGCATAGAAACAATAATAGGTATAGTTGAATTTCGGCATTTGTTCAAAAGTCGTAACGATTTCTTTTGCATATTTATCGATATTATTCGTCGCTTTTTGGACCATTGAAACTGCGTCTTCTAAAGTCAACTCGATATTCACTGTATTTTCATCGATTATGTTGACTTTTGCCATTGCAAACACCCCCTCTTTATTTCAGTTTTGTAATTTTCACTTGAAATGTAATCGGACCTTGTTCAATATATTCCCAATCGAATTTTCCTTCATGCGTTGATTCTAATTGGAATCGTAGCGGAATTGGATCATGATCATTGACAATTAACATCGACTCGGATGGTTGTAAACTTTCGTATGTTTCGAAGATTGTTTTATGCTTTAGATGCGGCGGGTACTCTGTCACCTGAATTACTGAAGTATAGTTTGCCATTAGCTGTTCCTCCTTTAATTGTTGGTTCCTAAACCAAAGTATAAGCCTGTATGATAATTAATGCTGTGATTCAAGTCACATTAAAGTCATTCTAATATAAAAAATCCCGAATTTAC
This genomic window from Sporosarcina sp. Marseille-Q4063 contains:
- a CDS encoding S66 peptidase family protein; the protein is MEKLIVKGKCVYMIHYPSPLVKGQTIGVSAMSSGVDSELHHILRKAAHQFEQRGYSVELGDTAWSNEKLTSASPEIRVLEFMEMMMDDEVGAIIPPWGGEFISETLPLLEFEKLEPKWIVGYSDTSTLLLPITLLTGIATVHGTNFVDLRSDEWDPVTAKFMDVLSAAKGDSITQYSSEKYQTEWQHFAPPEPYVFKLDAPTEWKTIGDNPIQVEGRILSGCIDTIRHLIGTPFGDIHSFQTKFIPNEKIIWVLENCDMDAPDFYRSLLQFYYAGWFDNTSGIVFGRTDAGEAEEDFTYIEALERIAKILDVPVVYDADIGHVPPQMTFVNGAFAELTVADGKAIMTTKLI
- a CDS encoding DUF2249 domain-containing protein gives rise to the protein MANYTSVIQVTEYPPHLKHKTIFETYESLQPSESMLIVNDHDPIPLRFQLESTHEGKFDWEYIEQGPITFQVKITKLK
- a CDS encoding LysM peptidoglycan-binding domain-containing protein: MQYFYTVRHNETLKDIAKRWRVPVASIIASNNLQAPYTISVGEQLSIPPGVNEYHVQSGDSVYWIAQLFGLPISVIVEANKLTPPYLLHVNQVLKIPPGVPFYVVQRGDTLYKIAQRYNVLTENRINTDAIQKLNKLPDATISPGMKLKIPYVPPGGSGFIAYTSNQGGQFDIWTYNLRNGETKQLTSGLGDTFSIPMWSPDSSRIAFVGKDRVVYVIYLTSGSIGAIDQLAEGGDFSLDWSPDSVHLAYAARGIIQVYNTTLHAGTIVEQPGASDVNWFPNGEELLFQALDTSGVSQLYRCRIIGNEKEQITNNENGLLQNVQLSPDGTFVLYTTPGASISIINTIELATGKVYEVKGGPQAKNYYPKWSPDSLKIAYSATDLANNSYFSQIRSVKRKGADDRIWAISNCFSTPVTWSPDGSDLAYLSGCSAAEFSKEMWVIDLKRLVPIQLLKGFTIMSLNWSPEPVLDLAKKDYTNESFGVNFQYPASWKKINDERYVGDDGFFQVSAIFGSENIDDICHDEAFHELNPYGTTPKIITSENPYIEACTILPSSDQPAEMNKQAAYIVKYPEPIQLDGNTYNYFVLWADKNHIDTISFTLLFLP
- a CDS encoding catalase; amino-acid sequence: MSKKENQKKFTTAAGAPVVDNQNSMTAGPRGPMLLQDVWFLEKMAHFDREVIPERRMHAKGSGAHGTFTVTHDITKYTSAKVFSEVGKKTDVFARFSTVAGERGAADAERDIRGFSLRFYTEQGNWDVVGNNTPVFFFRDPLQFPDLNHAVKRDPRTNMRSANNNWDFWTSLPEALHQVTIVMSDRGIPKSYRNMHGFGSHTFSMINAENERVWVKFHFRTQQGIENITDKDAVELVGVDRESHQRDLYESIENGEFPKWKMYIQVMTEEEAANMPYNPFDLTKVWYKKDFPLIEVGEFELNRNPDNYFAEVEQLAVTPANVVPGISFSPDKMLQGRLFSYGDAQRYRLGVNHHQIPINQPKCPMHSFHRDGAMRVDGNLGSTIHYEPNSYGEWQEQPQYKEPALDIHGAADRWDFREDDDNYFEQPGKLFNLMNDEQKQELFLNTAANMSGVDKHIQLRHITHCYKADPAYGEGVAEALGIPWNEVEAAAAASFEPK